The region TGGTTCTGCCACAAGACCGGGTGCTACTCTAATGAGGGACGAAGATATGTCAAAGAAATCGGAGTATATAAAGCCTCACCGGAGATTGTACGAGACAAGTTTTCGACACCAGAACCACATATTCAACTTCTTGCCGAAAGGGGCCCCTATTCCACCTTCTGGTCCGTCCAAGAAACACAACTCAATAGAAAATTGAGCAACCTGTAgcccttgattttttattcttatttatagaTCATACctctttttttcgtttttttccagttttgagTTCTTGAAATTGTCTTGTCTAGAGGGTTGCAAAGGTTGTTGAATGGGATCGGAAGCctaattagattaattaggCCATAAGGAACTGATTTTCTCtgccctttttattattattattattatgattagtTCTATACTGTATAGGATAGGTATTATAGATGAGCATTACTTATTTGTTGACATGTAGTGTTCATTTTAATACGAATCAAGGAAACTGTTtacctttcttttttaagtttgttagtTTCATACTTTATCAAATTGGTATGCTAGCTCgtgttttttatgttgattttatttgctttaaaacttttttttttttttgtatatattgttacgctctctctctctctctctctctcgtgtcAGAAACTGGATCTTgctacttaatttatttttcccaTCTGAGCTAGCTACTTTAATTTAGTAACTGGATTACTGCAGATGAAGTCCTCAAACCCTATCTAAAAGTATTTCATAATTTGCCTATGTTATTCtcttaagggaaaaaaaatcctttaagaTTAGACCTCGTGGCATAGCCCCCACCTCTTGTTGCCCCTGTTCAACGTGGGAAACTAAGCTTCCTAAGTATTTTCTTAACAAAGTTTAGCTAGCTACTAATTAATTTTGGCAAGGAAACTGTATTGTTGGGGTAAGAAATCACAATGTTGGGCCTTATATTTAGCTATAAATCAATTTCTTGCGTTTTGATGTCATGTTTCTGGCTTTGATTGCGTTTTCTCCAAATGGAAAGCTATTTGATACATCATTATCGTATGAATAGAAATGTGATGCAATGCGATATCCTTGAAAATGCCGAGCTAACAATGTCAATGATAGGATCAAGTggtgattgtttttaattatgcaATCAGATTCTTTCGCCTTAAAGTCCTCACATTAAAATGTCTCGTGCAAGGCATGGCCTTGAAATTCAATCTTCGAAACCACTAATCCTATTCTAACGAATATAAAAGTCCTCCCATGGCATAAATgttatgtcaccttatagacatATATTGGTATTTAAATCCCTAACTaactctatttaaaataaagattagaTATGTAAATTATTGTACGGAATGCTACCTCTGCATCCCATGATGTTAAAATCTTTCCTCTGTGGTTTCAGGTTTGagtcctgtggttgctcatataatgGTCATTAGaaacttatatggtcgttaatttcaggacccgtgagattagtcgaggtgcacataagctagcccggacacccacgttaaattaaaaaaaaaattcttagagCCAAAAAAGATAATAGTAAAATAGAAGTATGAGACAATAAGCCGCTTCCTGTTCCGAATATCAATCCATATAGCATTGCGATATCCATGGCCATCCAAATCGAACGTGTATCAAGCCATAATTAATTTGCCATATAAACCCAAATAcgaaaaatggaatgggaggaGGGAGGGAGGCCACTATCAAATGAACATATTTTCCTGACTTCAGTTTGTTTTCACAATTGTAGTGTCCCACTACAACATATATGACGACCAGTAAAAGGCAACCGTGGAAATTTGCACGGTTGGTGAtgatacatgaaaaaattacatcaatattttatataaaatatatatctctataaatatttttataaatattctaaatatttattttaaaaaatttatataaacataGCTTCGTGTCTCTAAACTAGAAGGTCAGAGCTCATCCCTCTAAAATTTATCACTCTAAACTTCAAGTCTGACATAACACAATTATGATATAAGATTTAAACAaaacttaataaatatttaagtcaAGAGAATATTTATTCTCTCTGTCACTTGTACAAATATCATACTGACTTAAGCtctagagtgttttttttacagGTGTCACTAGGCCCACTAAGTTCTTCAAATCTAGTTTTATCAGCCCATGCAAAGCGCTTCCAATCTTTCTATCGAAGATATTTTTCGGCCTTACCATTGACGTCGTCAGTGAAAAACTAAGTAAAAAGCtagttcatttatttttttaaaaagctctTTTCATAGTTAACGAAACCTCAACGTATTGGCAACTATGTGAACACTATGTCTACGGCTACGCTAATAACATGTTAGCGGCTAAGTTAGTGATTATACCTTGGCTACGCTCCACGTAGCTACACCAGCGGCTATACACAGCGACATCCACGGTGACACCCACAACTATGCCTATGGCTACACCCACAAACTACTGTAGCACAAACTACTTTTATGGTGACTTGTACACACAAAAAATATCACCAGGACTTGGAGGCTCTGATGATGTATAAAAGTTAATATTATCTACTGTAAATATTTCTTTCCTCACTCTTGCTAGGTCAAGTCTTCCAAACATATTTGTTTAAAAGACTTGGGGGTTTTAAtgctacataaaaaaattacacaaatatCTCATACAATATACACATCTTTATAAATATCTCGATAAATATttgagatatttatatttaaatatcttaGATATTTCTTATTATAGTAAAACCATATGCATGTATCCAACTTTCACTTTGCTAGTTGTGATTTCTGTGAAAAGTGATTTAGCATTATTTTTCTGATATCTCTAATCTTTTGTGTAGGTACGTATACTACATATACAATATTAGGCTGTTGCTTGCAGAAATGGAGGGCTACGTACCAAGACTTTTGACAATATAACTATTACAATGCTGTAcgtttcatatttaattattatcaatatgaGAATAGTTTTTCAAGCTAATTTGAATGGTATTGGATATAGGAATTGTGCAATGGTTTAGATCAGGGATTGATCATAAAATATATGTTCTAGCTACCTTCGGGTTCAAGAAATAGCTATAGTACACTTGACCactaacattaattaattaaggaaTGAAACATGTATCATAATCACAATTGAAAAAAGGGCTCGCTGCTAGACTAAAGAAACAGAATCTTTACGTGGTTCTTCTTGACATTGGGAAATTGTCTGCACTTTAACAGTTTTGAAGCAAATTCCAAATCTCCATGTACTCCTGAATATGCAAAACCGAAttccaaccattttttttttcctatttcttTCCAGCTAAGTTATATTCCTAGTGTGGTGGTGCAAACGCGGTCACAGCCAGATTTAATTGGTACTGGCTAGTAAATTAGTCATGAACAGCATGAGTGATTTGTGGTAAAATATGAAGTCAATTTCCCTTCCTCATCACATGGGGTTTTTTGTACGGAAACCTGTTTATAAGAAGGCCGGGGCTGGCATTAGCCCCTATTTATTGAAATTGAGGATCATCACAATCATGgattttggaaaataaaagcCAAACGATGTGCCAAGTTGTCTGTGAGATGGTGATTCCATTCTTGTCACGAGCATCCGCAATGGCGACATAAGTTCCCCTGTCTCCAGTTGTAAgtaaattttcaaagttgactGCACATGCTACACCTCTAGCTCGATTACACTACATTGACTGAACCTAAGTTAATTATACTATATATTCGAAAAATCAAAGAACATTATTAAATGAAACCCTATCAACTTGCTGTGAGTAAACACTAGTACTGGCTTCGCTTTGGACAGTTGTTATAAGATACACGTGCTGGTTAATTACAGCTTTTACAAGCAAAGTCACTTTGCAATTTGGGTTGTGGGAACAAACATCTTTTGCTTTCTTAAGTTGTGAAGACAAAACGtaacaaagaaaaaggattaaaaaattaattaattttaaagaagcATCGCATGGTTACCGTTTAGCAATTGATATAATCATGTATTATGGCTTTGGTTGCTTTCTTGAATAGAGTAAATGAGAAAGGATTGTCCATTTTGTGCAGTTCAAAATCTTTTGAACATCCcaataaatcaaaaaacaagCATACTTTATAGTTCATTAGATTAAGTTCTCGGATTGAAATagttatttaaatcaattaataaaaatattaatttcaggaTTTGATTATAATACTGAGAGAATTTAATTTGAGctcgaaataaataaataaataaataaaacgttTGGCGAGCCATCTGTTAAAGCTTTGTCCAACAAACAACATACGGCTAAAGTATTTAACATATATACATGTAGAACATTTGATTAAAAGATTGACAGGTTTTGCTGAAAGAACAATTTTAAAAGAACACCATGTTGAACTCCTGACCACATGTTTGTAACATATATGgagttaatttaaaacttaactgGATGTTAGATTCTGAACTTGGTTGTTGGAAGAGTCTTTCGTTTTTCCATATATCTAAGATTTATGATGTCTTTATAGTACTAGTCCTAGAAGTATATTTGCTTTGAATCCCATAACAACTACGTACTTTGTAGTTAGGGGGATTACACTTTAAAAGTAAtgaattttcaagttaaaaattaacaattttaattttttttattgatataaggTGTATTTTTTCAACAATGTCACTGTCttcattaaattgataaaattatacataATGTACGTAGTAATAGATGTATATAAGTTAATTTTGGGTTTAAAGGGTATTTATTTAAGAACAAGTGTTAAAGAATTATACAAATTTATTCTtgaactttatttaaaaatttaaactactaGGTCAAGATGatcatttgatatttatttatgtatttctttatttttaaatttagataacATGTACtaattataacttaataatGAATTGCgctgctttttaatttttaatagttaGGATATTtttgaactagttttttttatatatcaaagttAGGCTGCCTATCCGTGATTTCTCCGCTAATACATATTCCTTGAAGATTTCTTTCTggcaatataaaaattaattcttttttattttagcaaaaaCAAGCGAAAAGTTCTTTCGGACAACAGGCTCTCCAAGATCGTCATGAGAAGTAGGTAAGGGTTCGCTTAATCagaaatataattgataaactaaggaattgttttgaaaaaaatccagTTGATATGACGGTCTTAGTACCtgattaatttcttgttttaatttctagCTTTTACCGTTTTGCTTTAGAGTAACacgtcaaaaaaaattatttgataaggattttaaaaatcaattgctTAATGTTTTTTGAGTGGAaggtaatttttatataaaaaagtactTTATAGgtatattaattttcatttaaaaaatcaagagatattaTTTCTTGAAGATTAAAGactgcttattttattttaaaaaataactttgaatatttttaaattaactaaccttgaccttttttattttatacatggtAATTagctaaaatttaattatatagttaaTATAACCTTACGTATTTTAAGATTAACTAAACTcggttgttttattttaaatatattagtttCCAAGTTGAATCAATCTTACTTAAATTTTGTAATAGTTCTATTTACTTAAAAAGTATATGAAAAGCATATGATGCCTTGATCGTCGtttatctttttgttatttctttattatatttaagtgtttttcaaAGACAGAATCCATTTTTTATGCGACtcatttagcttttttaaaaaaactaatttcttaagaaaaatatttatagtaaatcattatatagttaaaatcgtaacaaaatatcttattattaaatattttaaagtggTTGGTTCATAATACAATAAACATAGCCGAGGCTAAGAGGCCGTTTAACACTGTGGCTGCGGCTgcggttaataaaaaaaacaggacCGAGATGTTTGGTTATTTTCAACCacactttttatttaacatggcCCCACCGAAACTGAGGTTGGACCTCAATTTTAGAAAAGCAAGTAACACCTGCTTTTCACTCCATGCCATACACTTTTCACTGgcactttttttcttgtaaaaaaaccTTCCTTGTCCGAGCTTAAGCTCTGTTCCCTTCCCCTCTGTTACCGATCTGGACGAGATTAATGAAGATTGACGAAGATTGACGTCAGAGATAGTGTTCCATCTTGTTCCCCTCTGTCCCTTCTCCTgtcaaatgaaatattttaacacAACATTTTCCCAACCCGAGCTCGTCTCCCTGTTCCCTTCCCCCTTGTTCCCTTGTTCTGGACAAAGATTGATGCCAGAGACAGTGTTCGTCATTGTTCCCTATTGTCCCTTTTGTTGTGAAGCGAAGGTTAGATCACCTTCACCGAAATCATTTATGCCGAGCAGTCTCCATTGTTTCGGTTTGCAGGAAGCACAATAGTGCTGGGAACTTGTTTctgaaatcttgattttttaatggaaattgTCTGTTGAAGAAATTATGTAGTTGCCATTTTGGGTTTTGAGTACTGATTTGGAGATTTTGTATCCGATTTATggatcaatttcattttttttatttatctcctATGGGGCTCTTTTTGTTGTTAATCGACCATTCAAACTGGTTGTGTTTTCCTTACACTTTGTTGATCAGTTTTCTTGGCAGTGTTGGCGGATTTCAAGATTTCGGTAAACTGTCTTCTTGTGTGTAGTTTTATCTGTTGGTGATCTTGATTTCTTGAGAGAATTGTGCTTTAGGTTTCGGGGAAGCAAGATGATGAGGTTTTTCCGAGTACGAttgcaatctcaatttcattccaaatgattttttattcgatATTGTACCTCGCTCAGCTAATCAAGGATCACAGCGATCTTCATGTATGGATTTTGTACGAGATGAATTTTGTACGAGATGGAATTGCAAATAGTTTGAtgggataataaaaaatattttatataaagtattatttatttcatgatgtaataggtgtaattaattttacaatatttaaatttaaaaccatcaatattaatatatatttttaaaaattattttataacctcaatttcaaaagcatttttaatcaaacacattaaactacttttttttcaaacacagttttaaccaaacacctattttttcaaaccaacctcaactaaaagtactttttataaaacagtttttttcaaattataatcacaaccgcaataccaaacacactctaagtaGAGTTGTGAAAACCAGCACAGAGTGAGAAATTTTTGCTAGCTgaagatctctctctctctctctctctctctctctctctctctctctctctctctctctctctctctcacacacacacacacacacacacacacacacacacacacacacacacgacaTATTAAATCATGATTTGAGGTCAActatggaaaaaagaaaaaacaacgaTGTGCCTTTTGTGTGGATTACATTTGCTTATTAACCCGATAAAAGAAAGGCTTCTGGACCTAAAGCCCACACTGTTGTGATCTGCATAGACTCTAAAGTCTAAGGCCCAACAAATCTGAAAAGATGTGACATAAGCCATGACATAAGGGCTTCATTCTAAGTTTCCAAGTATCTCTGGGCTTAGCAAGAATCCATGTCCAAGACTGTTTTTTTCCCCTACGGTAATGAATATTTTTGGATTAGTTTAtacattgattaaaatttaaaaaacattacaaataattttaatggtGTATAATATGTCAGTCTCTTAAATGCAGATTTCtagatttcaattaaaaataaatcatactttgtCACCATCAAACTAACTCCCTAAGAATTAAGCGTTCTTTTGAACCATATTTTCTTAAACATCATATCAACTCTCTAAAATTGTATTTGCTGTTTTTAAATATGGAGAAGAGAATTTGAAATTGTACAATGTTTCAAAAAaccgatttgtttttttttttttgaaaaaaaaacaccaacttAAATTGAACAAATAGCCGGGTAGGAAAACAAGTTCTTGCGAGCTTGACACCCTTTTATACATTTCCAAAATTCCAGGCATGGTTTCCATTGTAAGTGCTTTGGTTTGGTATTGATTTCGCCTGTTTATTTTCGTGGTTtattctattttgattttttagatggctttttataattttaatatcaaaaaataaaaaaaataatatatttttaattaaaaaacattatctacCAATAAATCACATTGCATTGGGTGAAATAAAGATATCTGTTATTACGTTGGCAGTCTAGCATTTCCTCCTAGAAAAACACAACCTATGAATACGTGGATACAAATATGCTACTCTATTCTCTCAATGAGTCTCGAGCTAGTATGGCTCAAAATTCACAAGCCAGTAGATTTGAAGGAAGGCTTTTCATTGACTTGTGTATCTTGGATTGTCGCTCCTGtgaatttgagagagagagagcgcaaATTAGTCATGTATGTTTGATAGCAATACAAAGCAAACAGTCAATTCTTGCAGTAGCTGTTTCAGAATATGTTGCAGCGCCCATGGCGAGGAGAAATGTTTTGCAAATGTGAAGCGAAACTACAAGATGGAGACTTTTACGTGATGCCATGTATATTTTATAGGTCAGAAATTTGTATGCAAGACCTTTGCTTTATTGATCCAATCCCAAGCAAGGatgatattttaattcaaaatcgGGCACACCAGAAcaccgattcttttttttttttctaagctaTGTTCAAGCTcttcccatctttttttttatttttggaacaagggttttttttattaatatgtgtATTTAGATCAACTTACTTACATCTCGattatattctaaaattaacaattatataagtttttaataactctaaaatttataaaatttaatcatgtaattttttaaaaacacatctaGAACACCATATTTAACAACAACtttcataattaaaacaattacaTTTAATACCAGCGAAGTTGTTATGCTGCCCATTAATTAGCGTCGTTTTCCGTTTGGCTAAAGAAACAGGACATGGAGTTGCAATTTCAAAACTTCATCCTTAATTGTATCGAATATAACCAACCGATATTACCTAATGTCTCGCATTAATAGCGAACGAAATAAATTAGATGTGACATCCCACAGGTGAACTTGGATGTCATCCAAAAGGGCTAGCTTTGGAATGTTCATAGTTTAAAAGAGGGAAAAACATAACCTTCATTTGCATCTTGTTTCGCCACCACTGAAAAGTTCAAGaagatacaaaatatatatatttagatagtAGTTAGTAataagaatttgaaattaaaaggtttgttttttctatggTTTTAAATTCGAgtcttgtggttgctcatatgatggtcattAAAGGCTTACATAATTATTAGCTTTAAAGtccgtgagattagtcaaggTACGTGAAAGCTGATCCGGACATCCAcgtcaaactaaaaaaaaaaaaacaatatctatgCGTTAATATACTTAGCACCACCTGTCATGCCACCACCTTGCTCTCGTTCCCTAGATTTCAAAAGCATCATACATGTACCACATGTAAAACATTAGtttcatgtaaaacaaaaaaaaattataactctCGATCCCACAGTTCCCCTTCCCAAAATGTAGTAAATaactgcaaagaaaaaaaaaagaaaaaaaggagcagAGACTAGCAAGAATGCGAGAAACCGTCCCTTTTTTTTGCTGATATCTATAAACtaaaacgagagagagagagcacagGCAGCTATCAAGTAGATGCTGATAGCCTGATACTACAAATTACGTCCAACATGGCACACGGCCTCATCAAACTCTAAGCAAATAAATACTAAGTTCAGGACCTCCAGGCCCATCAGGATTCATCATGTAAAATGCCTCTGAATCTTTTGACCCCACAACTCTCTCATACCTGGCTCTCATGTACATGATCTCCCCTATTTCGGACCCTGTTGCCCCATTCCCTGGTAAAACACCAGCTCCCATCGAAACTGGCTCCACAGCCTTCAAGACTTTCCAATCTTCAGGCCTACATTCACGTCTCGTTGCATACCCACATTTCTTACCATTACAGTAAGTCCTCCATAAAGGCTCCTCTAGCAACCTCCCTGCTTTTTTACCTGCCTTCTTTTCACACTCTAGTGCAATTCTAACTAACCCAGAAGCCATTTCTCGGACTAGTATACTTGTTGGTGTTGCAAGCTCAATCAAGAAAGCTGGATTCTGTTTTGCATcttcttgaaatgaaaaatgaacATGTCCACGACGATACCCGAAAAGGGTACCTATCACTCTGGTACTTGAGTGATAGCCTGACCGGCCCTTACTCAAAACAGTAAGAGCTGATCTGAGCTTAGAAACTGCCACAATCGGAagggtttttttccttggagcaggTTGAATTGCACCAGCAGGCAATGTGATTCTAAGCTCCTGATCATCTTTCAACTCTTCCGAACAATGTGAGAAGGAGTTGAAAGTCAAGATTTCCTCATCATCGTCTTCTTCATCCTCGACAACTTTCTTTCCCCTGTTGAAGTATCTCcttgagaaagagaaagaagagtcaTGGGGATTCTTGGCCATTATTGTCTTCATATGGGAAAGAAAAGCTAAAGAACAAAGGAAGAATACTATGGAGAGAAAGAGGtaattaagat is a window of Populus nigra chromosome 10, ddPopNigr1.1, whole genome shotgun sequence DNA encoding:
- the LOC133705928 gene encoding protein MIZU-KUSSEI 1-like, with the translated sequence MKTIMAKNPHDSSFSFSRRYFNRGKKVVEDEEDDDEEILTFNSFSHCSEELKDDQELRITLPAGAIQPAPRKKTLPIVAVSKLRSALTVLSKGRSGYHSSTRVIGTLFGYRRGHVHFSFQEDAKQNPAFLIELATPTSILVREMASGLVRIALECEKKAGKKAGRLLEEPLWRTYCNGKKCGYATRRECRPEDWKVLKAVEPVSMGAGVLPGNGATGSEIGEIMYMRARYERVVGSKDSEAFYMMNPDGPGGPELSIYLLRV